The stretch of DNA GACAATATATTGTTAatacatgaagaaaaaaaaataagaataataataataataataattagaatatGACTCGCACGTTGAGCGGGATATATAgactttaatatatattagtattattgtgaacaaaattttaaaatttcaaaaataatataacttattgatattttttgtagagtatttttttttttcaagtgagttaatttgaataattattatatgaatGGAGtcttaatatttgaaaattcaaATATCCTACTGAAGTAGACTTTTAATGGTTCTTCGTCAATTCAAGGATCAGACCAAACTATAAACAATGTTTCCCATTACCCCACCTTTCGAGCTAACGCGTCATAAAATCAATTCATTTGAAACCCACTAAAAGTCTAAAACCCTTATCCTTAGTTTTGAGTATTTATTTCCATTTTCATAAATTATGAACTATTGttgaaataattgttaattattttgttatttatcatTTGTCATCAAAAAACCTTTTTGACGATGTTGAAATTAGAGATAATGTTAACGAATTTAGTGAAAAAGACCATTACAAGTCTTATAATTTGGATTAAGTCTAAATCAATTCATACAAAATTGACTTGTAAAGTGAGGACTACCCACTTATAAACATGATCATTCTACGcatgtttttctttatttttaatcattaattatcttatttatctttagtCATTAGTTAACTTTAGGAGTCATTTAATATTGtttggtcattttagttctttaGTATAATGTcgtgtttatgtttttatttcctcgattaagtaaatattttttcgtAGTTTTAAGTTGTTAGGTTGTTTTAGAGCAATaatgaattttggtgagaaattaaCATGACATGTGTAGAGTATTTCAACCATATCTAGAGTTGTGGATGTCCAAATAGAGTCAAAGTTGTtgcaaattaaatttaacatacATATTTACAACTTTCATGAATATACAAAAACTACATTCAAAATCAAAAGAGGTGATAACAGCAGTAGAATTCAGACCTCAAGTAATGTACTTTGGAGTGCAAATTCCTAGCCTATAGCACATTTATGCAGTTTTTAACGATTTTTTTTGTCCCAAGAGCACTAGAGCGCATGACACGctgtaaaatatataaaaatgaaattttcacaTTTTATGGACCTTTTTAGCTATTTTTAAGTATAGAGACTTGTGTCATAGCAAAGAAACTATAAACATATTGGTTCTAACATCATTGAATGAGTTTTATCAAGGACCATTCATGAATAATTCTTGTAAgtcttatttaatttgtatcttttattcttttgttatgagtaactaaactctcTTTGTTAGGGATGATTAGAACTTGATGAAACCCTTGAATATGTGactttatttatgattatttgaatgagtttattgaattatttttctcatctatgtgcttaatgtttattattgtttgatcacctttaaactattttacgattcgtattttgaaaaagaaaaggattttacaaatgcttgagatgagaagtTCATGACTTTGTAACATAAGAATAGTGGAGACATGTGAAACCAATTGAGATATTTGCAAAGATAATAGATCAGTATGGAAATTCGTGAAAATTTAagcttaattataatcttaaattcaCTAAGGAATTATATGTTACTTTGTTAAAGGTTTTCTCACTAAGAAATTAGAGCAAAAATAgtaaagagaattcgataataattcaataaataaattcgGTTATTAGGATCAAACTAGAAACTAAGGAtgaattcaaagtgaaactTATTCCTTGCACTTTTCTCAtcataatagttatatattattactcttgttagtttgacaataattcaatcaattgagaaattttttgttcaaatttaataattaaatatcatttgATAATataacgcaatccttgagttcgagaCTCAGtcttatcattttattattacttgcaacgactCAATATACTTGCTGAATCACTATCAAAATACATTGTCAAACATTATCTCATTAAATGTTGGACTTTTAACACACACTCTCACTCCCAAGACTCAACATGTATGTCCTAAATTAAGTTTAAGTCATACTTGTAGTTTATGACTTTCAACTTATGATTAAATATAACTAAAGTCTTACACAATGGGAGAATATTTTGTTAGGTTTATTGAGTCGTAAATGTAGAGCAAGAGTTCGTGGAAAAAGTTTAAAGTCTCACCTTAGTATACAACTTTCTTTGAAGTCATCATTCACATGTGAGACTTCTTTGTAATTtatgaaaaacaataaaatgtTAACTTTCAAATTTAATGGGTTgacttactaaaaaaaaaaagataaacttTCAGATGTTATGTGCGAATTATACTTACACTAGATTGGTTAATATGTAGTTAAACTACACTAATGAAGTAAAAAGTTATCTTCTTTCCACCTTATATTTAGACTTTAAAACTTTGTACCATGACTCACCATCACTCATTTTCAACTACCATGGATATTTTCCCAACAAGCAAAATTGAAAACCCTAAAATTCTTTATCCCTAGTTCTCCTTTTCCTTCTTAGCACAAGTTTCTCATCAATCAACCTTAATCCTCCTTGATTTTGTGCATAAACTCATCTTCTCCATCATGTGAATTAAATATCTCCAATAAATGTAATCTCGTGTTTTTTTAAAGTCAAACTGAAAAAGTAGTAATATTTTTgctaaaatacaattttagtcatttaaattTAACCCATATTCTATTTAAATCTTttgagtttttttctttctctcaatTTAATactttagttttattttgtttgcaaCGTTAGTTTTTAAGTTATGATTTGTTTGCACAAAtgttttctttttgtaattctaattaaaaaaaaaaaaaaggtcatGTAATCGTTAAAATGTTTGATATGGCAAATTCTTATCGGCAAAATCTATACtttttagttaattaatatttagaaaaaaaaaaattaagatatcaTAATAGGGCTCTTCTTCAATTCAAAAAACACatttatcttcatcatcttcatacCCTTCTTTACAATGTTCTTCTTCTCCATCATCTCCTTCATGTATTCAATAGAATCGTAGCCCAGAAAATATGATACTTTGATTCATATTTCAGCTTCATAGATTTGGAATTGGATAAACAATTTTCTTTCCCCTCTTGTTtgattcttcatcttcttccatgtAAAACGCCGCAACACCTCGTCCATTTTGCTTCCACCTCCAACCATTGTTATTTCCttaacaaaaaattgaaatacaaAAAACTAAAGAGAAAAAACGTAAAATGGTTCTTTTGATGATgaaattttaacttaattttacaatttgataaattaaaaaacaagagCAGTTTGAAATATGTGATTTGGGGAAAacagtaaaattaaaaatcaccGTTTAGTGAGAAAGTGAAATTGAGATTACAATTTGCAGAAAAACAGATAAAAATTTAAGAGAGGAAAATGATAATGGAAAGAAAGAAATAAGATGATAAAGGTATAAAGATGGTTGGGTTTTTGGGTTGAAGAACCctaattttaatattgttatttttttttctttttaaaaattaattaattaaaaaaacacatttagCTGATTAGACATGAAATGTCACCAATTAATGGTCACATGAAATTTTTTAACGggattacaaaaaaaaatgacgTTTTGTGTAAAGAAACTATAACTTAGAGACTAATGTTACAAATAGAATTAACTTAAAAGACTAAAAGTGTATTTTAACCTaatactttttttgtttttttttgttttctttattatCTCGTATGTGTTaggatttaatttaaaatttataaaagagaTTAAGACCGTATAATTACTTAACCGATAATCAACTTAAGTCTATTCGTAAGtgttttaaatgaattttatacatGCACCTAATTAGTGACATTGGGTGAAAATTCTTAATTTTCAGTTGTATACCGTTTTATATCTCTACTTATATAGTAAATGTAACACATCTTTTTGGTGTAACTTATTTTACGTCTAGTTACGCCTTATTCAATTTCAACTACTTTTATCCATTGAATGCATTGGTCATTGGTGCACACATTTTTACACCagtcagaaaaaaaaatgtaatcgCATAATAACACCAATTGGATTAGTATTTATgttcagtttttttaattacatttaaccaatttcactcattttatttaaaatcaaaaataaaaaactcaaagtGGCCCATGAGTCTGGGCCAGCTAAGATTAAGCCCATTTTGTTTTACGGCGGATGAAATAACAGGGAATCATTACCCATTCATATATATACCAAATTACCAATTCTATACCTTACTTCTCCTCAGTGCCTCGTTGCTTATTCACATCTCACGAACACCGTTTCAATTCAAGCAGGTATGCAACATCAGTGCCATTtctatttgtttatatattcttttattatttgagGTTGATTATGTAGTGcgataatttttctttttatgatgCTCTTGTCTTaaaccttattttattttatttttatttttttttctcttttgaatcacaaataaaaatagcatatgataattttgtatgtgtgtatcataagaaaatcatgttgaagaaaaatgtgaaattttaaacTGAAATATGGAACTTaagatttgattttaatttttctagattaccttttttattttgtgaaatacTGACATATGTTGAAATGAAACTAATTTCTGAAAATGCCGTTTGTTTGGGGTTTTGGTTTTTCGCTTACTTGATTTTTATACAAAACTAGGGTAGAGCCTTGTGTGTTTTAGTTATGCAAaactgaaataatatttgagcaatttattttatttatttgctgATATTTCAACATTATTCTAGCTTTTCTGATATCTTGTGTGTCCAGGAGTTAGTgttctcattttttattatcatacttCCTCTAGACTCAATATAAGCAAATAATAGTCATATTTAGTGGaccaaaatataagcaaaattaACTAACTTTACACTATTTAATGCTGTTATTCTCAAAATATCCTTCAATGTAATAAGTTTCCTACagaattaaatgaaaataaggGGTAGTTTAGGAAATATAATTAGTATTTTGAATacatcaagaaaataaaatggaaGTAACCACTATTCTCAATCTATGTGCAATTTGTTACTTCTACTTATAATTGAGTCAAGAGCGAGTAATTTTAAATGTCATAAGGGTGTTTTCTATTTAGATCTCAACTTTTTTGTTTCTTGTGTTTTTATCATACCTTTGTTTTATGTAGTTGATTAggattttatatgtattttatagAGAGAAGATGGCTGTTCCTCTGCTAACGAAGAAAATTGTGAAGAAGCGTGTCAAGCACTTCAAGAGACCTCAAAGTGACAGGAAAGTTTCTGTTAAGGTAATGTGGAAAAAAGATTAGTTGCTTATATGTTAGAGATTTCCACTTTGTGTTTTTTTCTATTTGTGTATTTGTAAATTATTGGGTATGTTATCAAATGACTTAAGAGCGTGTTTGGAAATCAGTTGGAGAAACCTCAAAGATATGTTTGAGCTTTCTTAAACAGACTCCTAAATACACTATGTTTAGATAAACAGTATATACAAGTGCTTATAGTATAAGTTCTTATCATGCAAGTGtttatgtataagttatttATGTAACCAAAGATAACCTATGGAGAGCTTATGTAAATACCTGAAAACAACTTACGGACATGTTAAAGTTGTTTCCATAAGCTCTCTGACTCAAACAGCCTTGCAAGTTCTTATATCAGTAAATAAgctcaaataaattaattcaaatagaCAAATACTTGTAGATTGAATGTTGTAACTCTTTCAGGGTAAGTTGAATTGCTTTTCatttcttaatactcttttagcCCATTTTTCAAGCTAACATAATGTATTATCCAGATATCGGACTAAAGTTAGTGCTCTGTTCCCAGTAATTTTCATAGAGCTTTATAAAGTTAAAAACTTTTGAACTATTTGAATGTATATTGTATATTCAAGCATAAAATGTGCTTGATCATGTCAGATAAATATGGTAAGGTGAAGCTTTACTATGCCAATTCCTATAGTATAATCTACTTCTTCTAATGGAAATTGTGTAATTTCCATGTTTGTCAGTGCTTTATATTTAACTTGTGCAGTGATAATGTTTTTCTGTGTACCAATTTTTCTGTTGCATTTTGGaaaacaaaatcatgttttCTGATGCTCCTACATACTACTATTGATACCTATCGTCTATTATTTATGACTTTCATTTTATTTGCTGCTCTGTATATGCTGGTTGAATCTTTTGTGCAAATTGATTCCACggattataatattttgacctTATTACTGTTTTGGTATGCAGCCAAGCTGGCGCAGGCCAAAGGGTATTGATTCCCGTGTAAGGAGAAAGTTCAAAGGATGTACTTTGATGCCAAACATTGGTTACGGTTCAGACAAGAAGACCCGCCACTATCTTCCTAATGGATTCAAGAAGTTTGTTGTTCACAATGTCAAAGATCTGGAACTTCTGATGATGCACAACAGGTATCTGAGTATAGTgtgcattttttttctcaatttttcacTGCCCCTTAGGCtctgtttggataaacaattaaattaagcATTTTTAGTACGAACACTTGTCATGTAAGTGTTTATTTGTATATaactagagaaagtgaatttaaACTGTTTTCATGTAAGCTATTAGTTGCTTTCACTTTTCATAAGCTATCATGGAGAGGTTACAGAAATAAGCTTAAAACAACTTATGGACATGTCATAAGTTATTTTCATAGGATCTCTCAAGCAGTCTTACAAGTACTTATGCTAGTAGATACATCCTAACTTTGTTTATTTACATGAAAAAACATCAGGACCTACTGTGCTGAGATAGCACACAATCTGTCAACCAGGAAAAGAAAGGAGATTGTTGAACGTGCAGCACAATTGGATGTTGTTGTCACCAACAAGTTGGCTAGGTTGCGCAGCCAAGAGGACGAGTGATTgctttttctatataaaaatttattttgctttGCTTGTTTATGGTATGAACATGTCAGAAAATCCTTCTCAGAATTGTTGTCTGATGGATTATTGTTTGAATCGAGTGCTTTAGTATTGAGTATTGACTACTTGAGTTATAATTTGTTTCAAGTGGTTTGACACATTCGTATTAATAGTCATCTTATGCTTTCTTCCAATATTCTTGCTATCTGATGAAAGAT from Cicer arietinum cultivar CDC Frontier isolate Library 1 chromosome 3, Cicar.CDCFrontier_v2.0, whole genome shotgun sequence encodes:
- the LOC101501666 gene encoding large ribosomal subunit protein eL32z-like: MAVPLLTKKIVKKRVKHFKRPQSDRKVSVKPSWRRPKGIDSRVRRKFKGCTLMPNIGYGSDKKTRHYLPNGFKKFVVHNVKDLELLMMHNRTYCAEIAHNLSTRKRKEIVERAAQLDVVVTNKLARLRSQEDE